In Arachis hypogaea cultivar Tifrunner chromosome 17, arahy.Tifrunner.gnm2.J5K5, whole genome shotgun sequence, a single window of DNA contains:
- the LOC112764508 gene encoding probable sodium/metabolite cotransporter BASS3, chloroplastic isoform X2: MLSLSMAGTSCSFQVPSIPLLRHGTRTNSTLTINSLALARTCGSFSASASVSKGGSVLSFACSTSHFKWRIGFLRRNANASFLPSGVDGSAVAEVGEKNWSQLLSALLPFVVAATAVAALVQPSTFTWVSKGLYAPALGGIMLSIGIKLSLDDFALAFKRPLPLSLGFIAQYVLKPALGVLIAKVFGVSRMFYAGFILMSCVSGAQLSSYASYLSKGDVALSILLTSSTTIASVIFTPLLTELLIGSVVPVDAISMSKSILQVVLGPVTLGLLLNAYAKPVVSVLQPVMPFVAMICTSMCIGSPLALNRSQILSVEGLRLVFPIIIFHSVAFTLGYWFSNNPSWRRSWKKPSKNKKEGAKQRSCVITKSS, encoded by the exons ATGCTCTCTCTCTCCATGGCCGGAACCTCCTGCTCCTTTCAAGTTCCCTCAATTCCCCTTTTACGTCACGGAACTCGCACCAATTCCACTTTAACCATCAATTCTCTCGCTCTCGCTCGCACTTGTGGCTCCTTTTCTGCTTCTGCTTCAGTTTCGAAGGGTGGCTCCGTTTTGAGCTTCGCGTGCTCGACGTCGCACTTCAAGTGGAGGATTGGGTTCCTCCGGAGGAACGCTAACGCTTCGTTTCTTCCTTCTGGGGTTGATGGAAGTGCCGTCGCTGAAGTTGGAGAAAAGAATTGGTCTCAGCTTTTGTCCGCATTACTTCCTTTCGTTGTTGCAGCCACTGCAGTTGCCGCTCTTGTTCAACCTTCCACTTTCACTTG GGTATCTAAAGGGTTATATGCACCTGCACTTGGTGGGATTATGTTGTCCATTGGGATAAAACTATCCTTAGATGATTTTGCTCTTGCATTTAAAAG ACCTCTACCACTTTCACTAGGGTTTATTGCGCAATATGTGCTGAAACCTGCCCTTGGTGTTTTGATTGCAAAGGTTTTTGGTGTATCTAGAATGTTCTATGCTGGATTTATCCTCATGTCTTGTGTTTCAGGGGCTCAGCTATCCAGCTATGCCAGTTATTTAAGCAAAGGGGATGTGGCCCTAAGCATTCTTCTCACAAGCTCTACCACTATTGCATCAGTTATTTTTACCCCCCTATTAACTGAGCTTCTGATCGGATCAGTAGTCCCGGTTGATGCAATTTCCATGTCAAAGTCCATACTACAG GTTGTTCTTGGACCAGTTACACTTGGTCTTCTTCTCAATGCATATGCAAAGCCAGTTGTATCCGTTCTTCAGCCTGTGATGCCCTTTGTTGCTATGATATGTACTTCCATGTGCATTGGAAGCCCTCTTGCTCTAAACCGAAGTCAAATTTTGTCTGTTGAAGGACTCCGATTGGTTTTCCCAATAATAATATTTCATTCTGTTGCCTTCACTTTAGGATATTGGTTCTCAAACAATCCGTCGTGGAG
- the LOC112764508 gene encoding probable sodium/metabolite cotransporter BASS3, chloroplastic isoform X1, with amino-acid sequence MLSLSMAGTSCSFQVPSIPLLRHGTRTNSTLTINSLALARTCGSFSASASVSKGGSVLSFACSTSHFKWRIGFLRRNANASFLPSGVDGSAVAEVGEKNWSQLLSALLPFVVAATAVAALVQPSTFTWVSKGLYAPALGGIMLSIGIKLSLDDFALAFKRPLPLSLGFIAQYVLKPALGVLIAKVFGVSRMFYAGFILMSCVSGAQLSSYASYLSKGDVALSILLTSSTTIASVIFTPLLTELLIGSVVPVDAISMSKSILQVVLGPVTLGLLLNAYAKPVVSVLQPVMPFVAMICTSMCIGSPLALNRSQILSVEGLRLVFPIIIFHSVAFTLGYWFSNNPSWRQEEQVSKTISLCTGMQSSTLAGLLATQFLGSSQTVPAACSVVVMAIMGLCLASFWGSGFRIRDLFSLFSLRTNYTVKA; translated from the exons ATGCTCTCTCTCTCCATGGCCGGAACCTCCTGCTCCTTTCAAGTTCCCTCAATTCCCCTTTTACGTCACGGAACTCGCACCAATTCCACTTTAACCATCAATTCTCTCGCTCTCGCTCGCACTTGTGGCTCCTTTTCTGCTTCTGCTTCAGTTTCGAAGGGTGGCTCCGTTTTGAGCTTCGCGTGCTCGACGTCGCACTTCAAGTGGAGGATTGGGTTCCTCCGGAGGAACGCTAACGCTTCGTTTCTTCCTTCTGGGGTTGATGGAAGTGCCGTCGCTGAAGTTGGAGAAAAGAATTGGTCTCAGCTTTTGTCCGCATTACTTCCTTTCGTTGTTGCAGCCACTGCAGTTGCCGCTCTTGTTCAACCTTCCACTTTCACTTG GGTATCTAAAGGGTTATATGCACCTGCACTTGGTGGGATTATGTTGTCCATTGGGATAAAACTATCCTTAGATGATTTTGCTCTTGCATTTAAAAG ACCTCTACCACTTTCACTAGGGTTTATTGCGCAATATGTGCTGAAACCTGCCCTTGGTGTTTTGATTGCAAAGGTTTTTGGTGTATCTAGAATGTTCTATGCTGGATTTATCCTCATGTCTTGTGTTTCAGGGGCTCAGCTATCCAGCTATGCCAGTTATTTAAGCAAAGGGGATGTGGCCCTAAGCATTCTTCTCACAAGCTCTACCACTATTGCATCAGTTATTTTTACCCCCCTATTAACTGAGCTTCTGATCGGATCAGTAGTCCCGGTTGATGCAATTTCCATGTCAAAGTCCATACTACAG GTTGTTCTTGGACCAGTTACACTTGGTCTTCTTCTCAATGCATATGCAAAGCCAGTTGTATCCGTTCTTCAGCCTGTGATGCCCTTTGTTGCTATGATATGTACTTCCATGTGCATTGGAAGCCCTCTTGCTCTAAACCGAAGTCAAATTTTGTCTGTTGAAGGACTCCGATTGGTTTTCCCAATAATAATATTTCATTCTGTTGCCTTCACTTTAGGATATTGGTTCTCAAACAATCCGTCGTGGAG GCAGGAAGAACAAGTAAGCAAGACGATTTCATTATGCACTGGGATGCAGAGCTCCACACTTGCAGGGCTTCTAGCCACCCAGTTTCTGGGAAGTAGTCAGACGGTTCCGGCTGCATGTTCTGTAGTCGTAATGGCTATAATGGGTCTCTGCCTTGCCTCCTTCTGGGGAAGCGGCTTTCGAATTAGAGACCTGTTCTCACTATTTTCCCTGAGAACCAATTACACTGTCAAGGCTTAA
- the LOC112763538 gene encoding uncharacterized protein, with protein sequence MVKEEWRNLGAAQFTDKLKALTVPLGRWHKDNFGDMDKKIQRLEEEIRKVDELAGNGVYNDTVEARRKALVSCCKQWYVRKEIHWKQMSRSRHAKDMDKNTRYFHNLASARRRNNRLDALVIHGKLVRNQARIKTAIRDFYKDLYHQERSPVVGFRDSLVNRINAEDSIALERLPTMEEIKEAVWDCESSKAPGSDGYNMNFIKKCWNEIGVEFMTAVLDFFRSSQLPSESNITWVALAPKFT encoded by the coding sequence ATGGTCAAGGAAGAATGGAGGAATCTTGGTGCGGCACAGTTCACAGATAAGCTGAAGGCTTTAACGGTTCCTTTGGGAAGATGGCATAAGGACAATTTTGGCGACATGGATAAGAAAATTCAGCGTCTTGAGGAGGAAATCAGGAAGGTTGATGAGCTGGCAGGAAATGGAGTCTATAATGATACAGTGGAGGCTAGAAGAAAAGCACTAGTGAGCTGTTGCAAGCAGTGGTATGTCAGAAAAGAAATCCACTGGAAGCAGATGTCACGTTCCAGGCATGCGAAGGATATGGATAAGAACACTAGGTACTTCCATAATTTGGCGTCGGCAAGAAGGAGGAACAACAGACTTGATGCTTTGGTAATTCATGGTAAGTTGGTTAGAAACCAAGCTCGGATCAAAACTGCTATCAGAGATTTTTATAAAGATTTATATCACCAGGAGAGATCACCGGTAGTAGGTTTTAGGGATAGTTTGGTGAATCGGATTAATGCTGAAGACTCGATAGCTCTGGAGAGATTACCGACAATGGAGGAGATTAAAGAAGCCGTCTGGGATTGTGAGTCATCCAAGGCTCCAGGGAGTGATGGATATAACATGAACTTCATCAAGAAGTGCTGGAATGAGATTGGTGTAGAATTCATGACAGCTGTTTTGGATTTCTTTCGGTCATCACAGTTACCTTCTGAGTCCAATATTACCTGGGTGGCCTTAGCACCTAAGTTTACCTGA